The sequence GAAAAATGTAGACAACTCGGAAAGGAAATCGCCGAAAAACTCATGCCGCGTATACATGCAACACGCGGAGAGAATGATTTTCAGAAGTAGAAGATTCAAAGCGTTAAACAAATCAGTTAATGAAAATTTAAATAACCAGACAGGTTCTATGAGTCGGACAGAAGGTAAGTAACAATGAAAAACACCATTGAAAATCTGGTAAAAGCATTCATCGGTGAAAGTCAAGCAAGAAACCGCTATACATTCTATGCAAAGATTGCCAAGAAAGCAGGCTTTGAGCAGATTGCAGGGATTTTCCTCATTACTGCAGAGAACGAGAAGGAACATGCAAGCAACCTATTCAAGCTAATCTGCAGGTTGAAAAAGAAAAGTAGCGAGGAACCAGATGAGATTAAAGTTGAAGCAGTAGCCCCAACGGTTCTCGGCAGCACGGCAGAGAATCTGAAGGCAGCAATCGCAGGAGAAAACTACGAGAACACAATAATGTATCCAGAATTCGCCGAAGTTGCTGAAAAAGAAGGCTTTCCTGAAATCGCAATAAGATTAAGAGCGATCGGTAAAGCAGAAAAACATCATGAAGAAAGATACAAGAAACTGCTAAAAGAGGTTGAGGCAGGAACCTTCTTCAAAAAGGAAAAAGATGTTTGGTGGGTATGCCGAGAATGCGGATACATTCACT is a genomic window of Candidatus Bathyarchaeota archaeon containing:
- a CDS encoding rubrerythrin family protein, with translation MKNTIENLVKAFIGESQARNRYTFYAKIAKKAGFEQIAGIFLITAENEKEHASNLFKLICRLKKKSSEEPDEIKVEAVAPTVLGSTAENLKAAIAGENYENTIMYPEFAEVAEKEGFPEIAIRLRAIGKAEKHHEERYKKLLKEVEAGTFFKKEKDVWWVCRECGYIHFGKEPPEKCPSCDHPRSYFQLKCEEY